One window of Brevibacterium pigmentatum genomic DNA carries:
- a CDS encoding SDR family oxidoreductase, which produces MDMSTLFALKGRSALITGGSRGIGRMIAEGFMQSGVRVYITARKAEACDATAAELSEQGTCVSLPGDISTKEGLASVVARLREHETNLDILVNNAGAAWGAPFDEFPEDGWDKVMDLNLKAMFFLTQALAPDLRAAAAAGDHLAKVINVASIDGIRPNPLETYSYHASKAGVIHLTKRLATRLAPDGVIVSGIAPGAFGTKMNKDARDHGNEVKTKIPAGRIGTSEDMAGVAAYLASRAGDYVVGETIAVDGGVVASSRL; this is translated from the coding sequence ATGGACATGTCGACACTGTTTGCACTGAAGGGGCGCAGCGCGCTGATCACCGGCGGCTCGCGCGGGATCGGCAGGATGATCGCCGAGGGGTTCATGCAGTCGGGCGTGCGCGTCTATATCACCGCCCGTAAGGCCGAGGCCTGTGACGCGACCGCGGCCGAGCTGTCCGAACAGGGAACCTGTGTGTCCCTGCCCGGTGACATCTCGACGAAGGAGGGGCTCGCCTCGGTGGTGGCTCGACTCCGGGAGCACGAGACGAATCTGGACATTCTCGTCAACAACGCCGGTGCCGCCTGGGGAGCGCCGTTCGACGAGTTCCCGGAGGACGGGTGGGACAAGGTCATGGACCTCAACCTCAAGGCGATGTTCTTCCTCACGCAGGCACTCGCGCCGGACCTGCGGGCCGCCGCGGCCGCGGGCGACCACCTCGCCAAGGTCATCAACGTCGCCTCGATCGACGGCATCCGACCCAATCCGCTGGAGACCTACAGCTATCACGCGTCCAAGGCCGGGGTGATCCACCTGACCAAACGCCTGGCCACCCGCCTGGCTCCAGACGGAGTGATCGTCAGCGGCATCGCCCCCGGAGCCTTCGGGACGAAGATGAACAAGGACGCCCGCGACCACGGCAACGAGGTGAAGACGAAGATCCCGGCAGGACGAATCGGCACCAGTGAGGACATGGCCGGAGTCGCGGCCTACCTCGCTTCCCGGGCCGGCGACTACGTCGTAGGAGAGACGATCGCCGTCGACGGCGGTGTCGTCGCCTCCTCCCGCCTCTGA
- a CDS encoding MFS transporter, whose product MDYGQMLIAAMLSCVFGIATILIGGRLADLIGRRPVIIIGGVGLLAWAFPYFALINTTDIVLFAVSISVASVFQSLIYAPIAAYFGELFAPQIRFSAVSLAYQLSAIVVSGSTPIVMTWLIAKMDGSTLGITLFVCAMALITVVSTLALKETNPKSVRQSPTAVPGEHLRAEAVEVHPA is encoded by the coding sequence ATGGACTACGGGCAGATGCTCATCGCCGCCATGCTTTCCTGCGTGTTCGGCATCGCCACCATTCTGATCGGCGGCAGGCTCGCCGACCTGATCGGTCGCCGTCCGGTCATCATCATCGGTGGCGTCGGCCTGCTGGCGTGGGCGTTCCCCTATTTCGCCCTGATCAATACGACGGACATCGTCCTCTTCGCGGTCTCGATCAGCGTGGCCAGCGTGTTCCAGTCACTCATCTACGCCCCGATCGCCGCGTACTTCGGCGAATTGTTCGCCCCGCAGATCCGCTTCTCCGCGGTCTCTCTGGCATATCAGCTCAGCGCGATCGTCGTGTCGGGCTCGACGCCCATCGTCATGACGTGGCTGATCGCGAAGATGGACGGATCAACGCTGGGGATCACGCTGTTCGTGTGTGCGATGGCCCTGATCACCGTCGTGTCAACGCTGGCACTGAAGGAGACGAACCCGAAGTCCGTCAGGCAGTCTCCGACGGCAGTACCAGGTGAGCATCTTCGCGCGGAGGCCGTCGAGGTCCATCCTGCATAG
- a CDS encoding SDR family oxidoreductase: MEIEGRTAVVTGAASGIGAALARALHERGARVLLADLAEAVTDTAAQLGQPHWIGDASTAAGVDDLLAAASRELGDIDLYFANAGIAGAPGIGGEHDWDRILDVNLRAHIRAAERLVPRWQTRGEGYFVATASAAGLLTQIGQAGYSVTKHAALAFAEWLSVTYGDEGVGVSVLAPMGVNTKILWGEDPSSLTAEELAAQRAVSEAGTVLEPADVAKAVMAAVEAETFLILPHPEVLDMHRMKGSDYDRWIRGMRRYQAKLRGSGAAS; the protein is encoded by the coding sequence ATGGAGATCGAGGGACGCACTGCCGTCGTCACCGGGGCCGCATCAGGAATCGGGGCGGCACTGGCCAGGGCACTGCATGAGCGTGGAGCCCGGGTGCTGCTTGCCGACCTCGCCGAGGCGGTCACGGACACTGCGGCGCAACTGGGTCAGCCGCACTGGATCGGGGACGCCTCCACGGCGGCCGGGGTCGACGATCTGCTGGCCGCTGCGAGCCGGGAACTCGGCGACATCGATCTCTACTTCGCCAATGCCGGGATTGCCGGAGCCCCAGGAATCGGCGGCGAACACGACTGGGACCGCATCCTCGACGTCAACCTGCGGGCGCACATCCGCGCCGCCGAACGGCTCGTACCCCGGTGGCAGACCCGCGGGGAAGGATATTTCGTGGCCACCGCCTCGGCGGCGGGGCTGCTCACACAGATCGGCCAGGCCGGCTACTCGGTGACCAAGCACGCCGCGCTCGCCTTCGCCGAATGGCTGTCGGTGACCTACGGCGACGAGGGAGTGGGCGTATCCGTGCTCGCCCCGATGGGAGTGAACACCAAGATCCTATGGGGAGAAGACCCCAGTTCCTTGACCGCAGAGGAACTCGCCGCCCAACGTGCCGTATCCGAGGCCGGCACCGTTCTCGAGCCGGCGGACGTCGCCAAGGCTGTCATGGCCGCCGTCGAAGCCGAGACCTTCCTCATTCTGCCCCATCCTGAGGTCCTCGATATGCACCGAATGAAGGGCTCGGACTACGATCGGTGGATCCGCGGGATGCGCCGCTACCAGGCAAAGCTGCGTGGCAGCGGCGCTGCGAGCTGA
- a CDS encoding AMP-binding protein — translation MTTKSRTSIIDLLTPWAEKDPESVAAATPPGPDRVTLSKVRLLGEIGAARDRYLTADIRPGDRIVLIAPTCPEFLIEFFGAHAAGLVVVAVNPLSTVRELDYILTDSEARVLVAHPVSAEAGKTAAAQHDVDFRTLAIVGNEGPRAEVGAESDVTVDRADFAWDDIAALLYTSGTTGKPKGTMLTLGNFISATDIVREMIEANPSDRSATGLPLFHVFGLAAVTLPAMSAGAPVTLFPRWDPQAFIGSLAEDETTIVSGVPTMWMSVLAKAPEGDAPDLRIISSGGASIAAEVVRRVEDRFTAPLAEGYGLTETSGLGTFNPLHGTRKPTSVGPAVPGFEVKTVDPTSGDELPADEVGEVLLRGPAVMAGYWKKPEATAEVLDAEGWFRTGDLGRVDEDGYLFIVDRIKDLIIHGGYNVYPREVEEVVYEIPEVDQVSVVGTPDEKYGQQVTAVIARTPGSDLGADEVERFCRENLAAYKIPRIIEFLDELPKGPSGKILKREIVRMFTPSTEAR, via the coding sequence ATGACCACGAAGTCGCGCACATCGATCATTGACCTGCTCACCCCGTGGGCGGAGAAGGACCCGGAGTCCGTCGCTGCGGCCACGCCGCCGGGACCGGATCGGGTGACGCTGTCGAAGGTGCGCCTCCTCGGCGAGATCGGTGCCGCGCGTGACCGGTACCTGACTGCGGATATCCGCCCGGGCGATCGGATCGTGCTCATCGCGCCCACCTGCCCGGAGTTCCTCATCGAGTTCTTCGGTGCGCACGCTGCTGGGCTGGTGGTCGTCGCGGTCAATCCGCTCTCGACGGTTCGGGAGCTCGATTACATCCTCACTGATTCCGAGGCCCGCGTGCTCGTGGCTCATCCGGTTTCAGCCGAGGCAGGGAAGACTGCCGCTGCACAGCATGATGTCGACTTCCGCACCCTGGCCATCGTCGGCAATGAGGGCCCGCGCGCCGAGGTGGGTGCCGAGTCCGATGTCACCGTCGACCGTGCCGATTTCGCCTGGGACGATATCGCCGCACTCCTCTACACCTCGGGCACGACGGGCAAGCCGAAGGGGACGATGCTGACCTTGGGCAATTTCATTTCGGCGACCGACATCGTCCGGGAGATGATCGAGGCCAACCCGTCGGACCGATCCGCGACCGGCCTGCCGCTCTTCCATGTGTTCGGCCTGGCGGCCGTGACGCTGCCGGCGATGAGTGCCGGTGCTCCGGTGACGCTCTTCCCTCGTTGGGATCCGCAGGCGTTCATCGGTTCACTTGCCGAGGATGAGACGACCATCGTCTCCGGCGTACCGACGATGTGGATGTCGGTGCTGGCGAAGGCCCCCGAGGGCGACGCACCGGACCTGCGCATCATCAGCTCGGGAGGCGCCTCGATCGCCGCCGAGGTGGTCCGGCGGGTCGAAGATCGCTTCACGGCACCGCTGGCGGAGGGCTACGGGCTCACGGAGACGTCCGGGCTGGGTACGTTCAATCCGCTGCATGGTACAAGGAAGCCCACGAGCGTCGGTCCGGCGGTGCCCGGGTTCGAGGTCAAGACCGTCGACCCCACCAGCGGCGATGAGCTGCCTGCCGATGAGGTGGGTGAGGTGCTGCTGCGTGGGCCCGCGGTCATGGCCGGCTATTGGAAGAAACCCGAGGCCACCGCCGAGGTCCTCGATGCCGAGGGCTGGTTCCGCACGGGCGACCTCGGCCGGGTGGATGAGGACGGGTATCTCTTCATCGTCGACCGCATCAAGGACCTCATCATCCACGGCGGATACAACGTCTACCCGCGCGAGGTCGAGGAGGTCGTCTATGAGATCCCCGAGGTCGATCAGGTCAGCGTCGTGGGCACTCCGGATGAGAAGTATGGTCAGCAGGTCACCGCTGTCATCGCCCGCACTCCAGGTTCCGACCTCGGCGCCGATGAGGTCGAGCGGTTCTGTCGGGAGAATCTCGCCGCCTATAAGATCCCGCGGATCATCGAGTTCCTCGACGAACTTCCCAAAGGACCCAGCGGCAAGATCCTCAAACGCGAGATCGTGCGCATGTTCACCCCGAGCACCGAGGCACGCTGA
- a CDS encoding phosphotriesterase family protein — translation MAEVQTVTGTIDSSELGRTLVHEHIFVLSEEMRQNYDTAWDDEEKIADAVAKLNDLKAAGIDTIFDPTVVGLGRYIPRVQRVAEQTELNIVAATGLYTFTDLPHQFEHRGPGLLVDEPEPLVKLFVRDLEEGIADTGVKAAFLKCAIESPGLTEGVERTMRAVGQASAQTGAPITVHTNPRTGSGLVTQRVLKEEGADLGKVIIGHSGDSTDLDYLSQIAENGSFLGMDRFGIDAYLPTEPRVDTIVELVRRGYADRITLAHDAACYIDYFTQEEKAQIQPNWHFRHISDDVIPMLLDKGVSEGDIDTMLVKNPRRYFE, via the coding sequence ATGGCAGAAGTCCAGACCGTCACCGGCACCATCGACAGCAGCGAACTCGGCCGAACCCTTGTCCACGAGCACATCTTCGTCCTCAGCGAGGAGATGCGGCAGAACTATGACACGGCCTGGGACGACGAGGAGAAGATCGCCGATGCCGTCGCCAAGCTCAATGACCTCAAAGCCGCGGGGATCGATACGATCTTCGACCCGACGGTCGTGGGTCTCGGTCGCTACATCCCCCGGGTCCAGAGAGTGGCCGAGCAGACCGAGCTCAACATCGTCGCAGCCACCGGCCTCTACACATTCACCGACCTCCCCCACCAGTTCGAGCATCGCGGCCCGGGTCTCCTCGTCGACGAACCGGAACCGCTCGTGAAACTGTTCGTCCGCGACCTCGAGGAGGGCATCGCCGACACCGGGGTCAAGGCCGCCTTCCTCAAATGCGCCATCGAATCCCCCGGGCTCACCGAGGGCGTCGAGCGCACGATGCGGGCGGTCGGTCAGGCGAGCGCTCAGACCGGCGCCCCCATCACCGTCCACACCAATCCACGCACAGGCTCCGGCCTGGTCACGCAGCGAGTGCTCAAGGAAGAGGGCGCGGATCTGGGGAAGGTCATCATCGGCCACTCGGGCGACTCGACAGACCTCGACTACCTGTCCCAGATCGCCGAGAACGGATCGTTCCTGGGCATGGACCGGTTTGGCATCGACGCCTATCTGCCGACCGAACCGCGCGTAGACACCATCGTCGAACTCGTCCGTCGCGGCTATGCCGACCGCATCACCTTAGCCCACGATGCAGCGTGCTACATCGACTACTTCACTCAGGAAGAGAAGGCGCAGATCCAACCAAACTGGCACTTCCGCCACATCAGCGACGACGTCATTCCGATGCTGCTGGACAAGGGCGTGTCCGAGGGCGATATCGACACGATGCTGGTGAAGAACCCGCGCCGTTACTTCGAGTAA
- a CDS encoding MaoC family dehydratase: protein MTTPIRPTTIADLESLVGEELGPTSWHTLIQDDINSFADLTNDHQWIHVDEERAAAGPFGGTIGHGLFTLSLGPGFMEELMAFDGFAHSLNYGYGKVRFPQPRPVGSKVRMRATVSAVDARGTGSAQVTTTQIFEAEGIEKPICVAESIGYFTEHDADI, encoded by the coding sequence ATGACGACTCCCATCAGGCCCACGACCATCGCCGACCTTGAATCGCTCGTCGGTGAGGAACTCGGTCCGACCAGCTGGCACACGCTGATCCAGGACGACATCAACTCATTCGCCGACCTGACGAACGACCACCAGTGGATCCACGTCGATGAGGAACGTGCTGCCGCTGGTCCCTTCGGCGGCACGATCGGTCATGGACTGTTCACCCTGTCGCTGGGGCCGGGGTTCATGGAGGAGCTCATGGCGTTCGACGGATTCGCGCACAGTCTCAACTACGGCTACGGCAAGGTGCGATTCCCGCAGCCTCGACCAGTGGGTTCAAAGGTGCGCATGCGGGCGACGGTCTCAGCTGTCGATGCACGCGGCACCGGGTCCGCACAGGTGACCACCACTCAGATCTTCGAAGCCGAGGGGATCGAGAAGCCGATCTGCGTCGCCGAATCGATCGGCTACTTCACCGAACACGACGCAGACATCTGA